TCTCGGTCATGCCCCAGGCGTGGATCAGGCGCAGGTTGTGGCGATCCAGGGCGCGGATCAGCCCTTCGGGGGCGGCGGAGCCACCCACGGCCATGCGCATGCCGGGCGTGAGCCGCCAGCGCTCGGGCTGCCGGTCGAGCGCCTGGACCACGCCCAGCCAGATCGTCGGCACGCCAGCGGTCATGGTGACCTGTTCGCGCTCGAACAGATCGAGCAGGCTTTCGGGATCGAGATGCGGGCCGGGAAAGACCTGTTTGGCTCCGACCATGGTGGCGGCAAAGGGCAGGCCCCAGGCGTTGGCGTGGAACATCGGCACCACCGGCAGCACCGCGTCGCGCTCGCTGAGCGCCAGGCAATCGGCCAGCGCTACCGCCAGCGAATGGAGCGCCAGGGCGCGGTGCGAATAGAGCACGCCCTTAGGCCGTCCGGTCGTGCCGGAGGTGTAGCACATCGCCGCGGCAGCGCGCTCGTCGAGCGCGGGATAGACAAAGCTCGTCGGATCGGCGTCGGCCAGCAGCGCCTCGTAGTCGAGCAGGCCGTCGCCGGCGCCGCTGCCCACGACGATCACCCGTTCGGGATGGATCCGTGCGCGAAACTGTTCATAGAGCGGCAACAGCGTGGCATCCACGATCAGCACGCGGTCGTCAGCATGGTTGACGATGTAGGTCAGATCATCCGGGTGCAGCCGCAGGTTGAGGGTGTGCAGCACCGCGCCGGTGGCCGGGATGCCGAAGTAGGCCTCCAGATGCTGGTAGCTGTTCCACAGCAGCGTCGCCACGCGCTCGCCGGGTTGCACGCCCAACGCCCGCAGCGCGACGGCCAGGCGTTTGGCGCGTTCGACGAAGTCGGCGTAGGTGTAGCGGTGCAGCTCGCGCGACGGCAGCCGCGTCACGATCGGTCGCGTGCCGAAGAGCTGTTCGGCGCGCTGCAGAATTGCCGTCAGGGTCAGCGGATAGTCCATGATCAAGCCCTGCATACCAGCCTCCCCGGCGGGGCGGTGCTGCGCCCCGACCTCTGCTAGCTAGCCGCGCCCTCCCCAGCGGGGCGCGTCCCTTCCTCAACGGCTACCAGCGGCAGATCGCGCTCGCGTGCCCAGGCGGCCGCGTCGCGCGTAGCGAAGATGCGCGCCAGATCGGCGTGCGTCGGCGCAGACAGGCCCAGCAGCGCCGTCAACCGCTGCCAGAATCGCGGCTCCAGCGCGGCCAGCGCAACCCAGCCGACGCGCGCCGGGTAGAGGCCATAGCCCGGCCAGCCGCCACCCAAGGGTCCATCCGGCTGGGTCAGGCCGTAGCGCCAGGGCGCAGCCAGCTCACGTGCGGTATCGGCCAGCGCCACCTCGGCATAGCCGGCCGGCCCGCCCCGCGCGCGGACGAGTAACAGCGCCAGCGCCGCGCTGACGGCGCGTTCCGCTCCGGCCAGGTCGGCCAGCAGCGCACGCGGCAGCGCAGGTGGCGTGAGCAACCCGGCCTGCGCCTGGTAGGTCAGATCGTGGCCGGGCCGTTCGGCCTGGGCGCCGGCCGCGCCCACGATCGCTACCTGACAGAGCCGGGGATAGCGCCGCTGCAGACCAGCCCAGTCCAGGCCGAGGCGGGCCAGCGCGCGGGGCCGCATGGCAGTCAGCAGCAGATCGGCCTCGTCCAGCAGCGCAGCCAGCCGTTCGCGCTCCGGCGGCGCTTTGAGGTCGAGCCGCAGCACGCGCTGCTCGGCGCTCAGGTGCGCGTACCACGGCGGACAGATGCGCGCCAGCGGATCGCCATCCGGCGGCTCGACTTTGGTGACGCGCGCGCCGAGCTGCTGCAGCCGCGCCGCCGCCCAGGGGCCCGGCAGGTTGATCGCCAGGTTGACGATGTGCCAGCCGTCCAGGGCCCGCATCACCACACTCCCGCGCTGAGCGCCGCAGCGCGCGCCAGTTCGCGCAGCACAATGTTGCGCTGGATCTCGCTGGTGCCCTCGTAGATCTGCAGCAGTTTGGCATCGCGCAACAGCTTCTCGACCGGATATTCGGTGCTATAGCCCATCCCACCGAAGATCTGCAGCGCCTCGCTGGCCGCCCACATGGCGCTGTCGGCGGCGCAGGCTTTGGTAGCAGCCGCCTGTAGCGTGTTGCGCCGACCCTGATCGATCAGCAACGCCGCCTGCCAACACAGCAGGCGCGCCGCTTCCAGGCGCAGCGCCATCTCGGCCAGCTTGTGCCCAACCGCCTGATGCTCCAGGATGGGACGCCCCATGCTGTGGCGCTGGCGAGCATAGGCCAGCGCTTCGTCCAGGCAGCGCCGCAGCAGGCCCACGCCGAAGGCGGCAACCATCGGTCGCGAGCGGTCGAAGACCTGCATGGCGATGCGGAAGCCAGCGCCCTCGCGGCCCAAACGTGCCGCGGCGGGCACCTCCACATCGCGGAAAAAGACCGGCGCGGCGGGCGCCGCCTTCTGGCCGAGCTTGCCCAGGGGCGGGCCGACCTCCAGGCCGGGCGCGTCACGCTCGACGAGGAACATGCTCAGGCCGCGATTCCCACCGGCGGCATCGGTGCGCGCCAGCACCACCATGAATGCGGCTACGGGCGCGTTGGAGATCCAGATCTTGCTGCCGTTGAGCACGTAGCTGACGCCCCGGCGCTCGGCGCGCGTAGCGATCGCCGCGACATCCGAACCGGCATCCGGCTCGGTCACCGCATAGGCGCCCAGCTCGCCGCGCAGCAGACGCGCGATGTAG
This is a stretch of genomic DNA from Kallotenue papyrolyticum. It encodes these proteins:
- a CDS encoding CoA transferase, producing MRALDGWHIVNLAINLPGPWAAARLQQLGARVTKVEPPDGDPLARICPPWYAHLSAEQRVLRLDLKAPPERERLAALLDEADLLLTAMRPRALARLGLDWAGLQRRYPRLCQVAIVGAAGAQAERPGHDLTYQAQAGLLTPPALPRALLADLAGAERAVSAALALLLVRARGGPAGYAEVALADTARELAAPWRYGLTQPDGPLGGGWPGYGLYPARVGWVALAALEPRFWQRLTALLGLSAPTHADLARIFATRDAAAWARERDLPLVAVEEGTRPAGEGAAS
- a CDS encoding long-chain fatty acid--CoA ligase, with the translated sequence MQGLIMDYPLTLTAILQRAEQLFGTRPIVTRLPSRELHRYTYADFVERAKRLAVALRALGVQPGERVATLLWNSYQHLEAYFGIPATGAVLHTLNLRLHPDDLTYIVNHADDRVLIVDATLLPLYEQFRARIHPERVIVVGSGAGDGLLDYEALLADADPTSFVYPALDERAAAAMCYTSGTTGRPKGVLYSHRALALHSLAVALADCLALSERDAVLPVVPMFHANAWGLPFAATMVGAKQVFPGPHLDPESLLDLFEREQVTMTAGVPTIWLGVVQALDRQPERWRLTPGMRMAVGGSAAPEGLIRALDRHNLRLIHAWGMTEMSPVGTVSHLAPDLLDAPPDTQYAYRALQGRPLPFIEIRARGDAGFVPWDGTSMGELEVRGPWVASAYYNAPEGDDKFTEDGWFRTGDVVTIDPRGYVKITDRTKDLIKSGGEWISSVDLENALMGHPAVAEAAVIAVAHPKWQERPLAVVVLKAGQQATAEELRAYLAERFARWWLPDAFEFVDAIPRTSTGKFLKSALRERFRDYRLPGSGPAEELLEPAPHPQEQG
- a CDS encoding acyl-CoA dehydrogenase family protein, encoding MQWCLTAEQQALRELARDFARREIAPQAAHYDRGATFPAAILERARAAGLLHLTVPEALGGPGLSAFEQVLIIEELAWACVGITAALSLNTLVADALLVGGDAQQQQRYIARLLRGELGAYAVTEPDAGSDVAAIATRAERRGVSYVLNGSKIWISNAPVAAFMVVLARTDAAGGNRGLSMFLVERDAPGLEVGPPLGKLGQKAAPAAPVFFRDVEVPAAARLGREGAGFRIAMQVFDRSRPMVAAFGVGLLRRCLDEALAYARQRHSMGRPILEHQAVGHKLAEMALRLEAARLLCWQAALLIDQGRRNTLQAAATKACAADSAMWAASEALQIFGGMGYSTEYPVEKLLRDAKLLQIYEGTSEIQRNIVLRELARAAALSAGVW